The Alicyclobacillus macrosporangiidus CPP55 genome segment TTCGGTCGACCGGGGCCAGCGCGAAGCGGCCCTCTCCCTGGGGGTGCCCTACCGCCGGATGATGCTCGACATCATCCTGCCCCAGGCGGTGAAGAACATCCTGCCCGCACTGGTCAACGAGAGCATCGCCCTGCTGAAGGACTCGACCCTGGTGTCGACCATCGGCGCCGGCGATCTGCTGCGGCGGGCGGACATCGTATCGGCCGATACGTACCGGTATTTCGAACCGCTGATCATCGTGGCCGCCATCTACTACGTCATGGTCATCGGTCTGACGTGGGCCGGCAGGCGGTTGGAGAGGAGGTTGCAGCGCAGTGATCGCGGTGAAGAACGTGTCCAAATCCTTCGGGGCCCTGACGGTACTCCGCAACGTGTCGCTTGAGGTGGCCAAGGGCGAGGTCGTCGCCATCATCGGTCCGTCCGGTTCCGGAAAATCCACGCTGTTGCGCTGCATCAACTTGCTGGAGCGGCCCACGCGGGGGCAGGTGTTCGTCGGCGGGGTGGAGCTGACCCACCCGAAGGCCAACGTGATGAAAGTGCGCCAGAACATCGGGATGGTGTTCCAGCATTTTCACCTGTTTCCGCATCTGCGCGTGATCGACAACCTGACGTACGCGCCGGTGACGGTCAAGGGTTTGCCGAAGGACGAGGCCCGCGCCAAGGCGATGGACCTGCTGCGGCGCGTCGGCCTGGAGGACAAGGCGGAGGTCTACCCCGCCACGCTCTCGGGCGGCCAGAAGCAGCGGGTGGCCATCGCCCGCGCGCTGGCGATGGAGCCTGAGGTGATGCTGTTCGACGAGCCGACTTCGGCGCTCGATCCGGAGATGGTCAAGGAGGTCCTCGAGGTCATCCGCTCGCTCGCCCATACGGGCATCACGATGGCCATCGTCACCCACGAGATGGGCTTCGCACGGGAAGTGGCGGACCGGATCTGCTTCCTCGACGGCGGCCAGTTGATTGAGCAGGCCCCGCCGGCGGAGTTTTTCAGCCGGCCGCGAAGCGAGCGCGCCCGGGCTTTTTTAGAAAAAATACTGTAAGTTGGAACACGGCCTGCGCTCCGCTCCTGCGCTAAAGCGAGCCGCTGCGCGCAGGCCGTGTTCCTGCACTGTGAATATTCCGTCGGGGAGCCTGTGAGATGCCGTGTTCACCGTTCTGTCAAAGTCACAGCGCTTTCATCCGGCGCGCGCGGATTGACGGAATTCACAGACGTGGGGTACCCTGTACAAAAATGCATACCCGATTCGCATGACTGGCGGGATCGCGAGGGGAACCTCGGGGGAGTGCGAATCTTCACGGGCCAGCGGTGCGGCCGTCTTCGCGCCGGGCCCGTTAGCCGGCCGCCTGGGCGCTCTGACTTACGGAAGAAGAGTGTTCGGGCGGCTTTTTGCATCCATCACCACGACGGGGGGACACACGATGAAGGTGTTGGTCGCCGACGACATCTCCAGGCAGGGACTGGAGAAACTGCGGGTCGTGCCGGACATCGAGATCGAAGTGAAGACCGGGTTGTCCGAGGCCGAGCTGGCGCAAGCGGTCCGCTCCGCGGACGCGCTCTTGGTGCGCTCCCAGTCCAAGGTAACCGAACGGGTACTGGAGTCGGCCGACCGCCTGAAGGTCATCGGCCGGGCGGGTGTCGGCGTCGACAACATCGACGTGGCGGCGGCGACGCGGCGCGGCATCGTCGTGGTCAACGCGCCGGATGGCAACACCATCTCGGCGTGCGAGCACACGTTTGCGATGATGATCGGCCTGGCGCGCCATATCCCAAGGGCGCATGCGTCCGTCAAAGCGGGGGTGTGGGATCGGAAGTCGTTCGTCGGTGTCGAGCTGATGGGCAAGACGCTGGCGGTCATCGGCATGGGCCGCATCGGCACCGAGGTCGCCAAGCGGGCGAAGGCGTTCGGCATGAAGGTGCTCGGGTACGATCCGTTTCTGACCGATGACCGGGCGAAGGAGCTGGGCATCGTCAAGGCGGCGCTGGAGGAAGCGGTGGCGGCGGCCGATTTCATCACGGTGCACACCCCGCTGACGAAGGAGACCCGCCACTTGATTGACGCGGGCATGTTCGCCCGCATGAAGGATGGCGTGCGCATCGTCAACTGCGCGCGCGGGGGCATCATCGATGAACAGGCGTTGTGCGACGCGCTGGCCGCGGGGAAAGTGGCCGGCGCGGCGTTGGACGTGTACGAGCAGGAGCCGCTGCCCGCCGATCACCCGCTGCGCCGCTTCGACAACGTGATCTTCACCCCGCACCTGGGGGCCTCGACGGAGGAGGCGCAGCTGAACGTCGCCATCGTCGTCGCCGAGGAGGTCGCCAACGTGCTGTTGGGCCGGCCGTTCCGCAACGCGGTCAACCTGCCGTCGCTGGACAAGGAGCTCTCGGATTATCTCGCGCCGTACCTGGTCCTGGGAGAGAAGCTGGGCGCGCTGTTGGGGCAGCTCTCGCCGCAGTCCATGGCGGACATCGAGATCGCCTACGGCGGCGAACTCGCCCTCCAGGATGTATCCTTCCTGTCGCGCACGGTGCTCAAGGGGCTGCTCAGCCAGCGGTTCGCGGACGAGGTCAACTACGTCAACGCCCCGACGCTGGCCCAGGAAGCGGGGATCTCTGTGCGTGAGGTGAAACAGCCGAAGAGCACCGTGTTCACGAGCCTCCTGTCCGTCTCCGCCGTCACGCCTCAGGGGCGGCGGCGCGTCGCCGGGACGCTGTACAACGGGGCAGGGGCGCGCATCGTGCAGATCGACGACTACCGTATCGACATGCTGCCCGAAGGGCGGATGATCTACACCGAGCACGTCGATCGCCCGGGCATGATCGGCCGCATTGGCATGATCCTGGGCGAGGCGGACATCAATATCGGCTCCATGCAGGTCGGCCGGCGGGACACTGGCGGCCAGGCGGTGATGCTGCTCTCCGTCGACAAGCCGGTGCCGCCCGAGGTGCTGGCTGCCATCGGCCAGATCGCGGGTATTCACACCATCCGCAGTATTGAGCTGTGACGGCTGGGGGAGGTATGCAGATGGCGTGGGAAGACAGGCGCGGGGTGTACAATTTCAATCCGGGGCCGGCGGCGCTGCCGGAAGAGGTGTTGCGCCGGGCACAGGAGGAGCTTCCGAGCTACGGCGGGGGCGGCCTGTCGGTCCTCGAGCTGAGCCACCGCAGCAAGGCGTACGACGAGATCCAGGCCCGGGCGGAGCAAGGGCTGCGGCGGCTGCTCGGGATCCCGGACCACTACAGGGTGTTGTTCCTGCAGGGGGGCGCGAGCCTGCAGTTCGCGATGGTGCCGCTCAACTTCATCCCCGAGGGCGGCGCAGCCGGGTACGTGCTGACCGGCAGCTGGGCGGAAAAGGCTTATCAGGAAGCGGACAAGGTCGGTTGCCAGGCGGTCGTCGCCGCGAGCACCAAGGAAGAGGGGTACCGCCGGATCCCCGCGTGGGCCGAGGTGCAGGAGGACGCCACCTGGGCCTATGTGCACATCACGACCAACAACACCATCGTCGGATCCCAGTGGCAGGACCTGCGTCATCCCTTGTCGATCCCGCTGGTCGCCGACATGTCGAGCGACATCTGCTCCCGGCCGGTGCGTGTCGAGGATTATCACCTGATCTACGCCGGGGCTCAGAAGAACATCGGGCCGGCCGGTGTCACCGTCGTGATCGTCCGCGAGGACTGGCTGGCGCAGGCGGAGGAGATCGCCAAAGCGCGCAGACTCCCGACCATGCTCCGGTACGCGGTGCATGCCAAGAACGATTCGCGCTACAACACCCCGCCGGTGTTCGCCGTGTATCTGGTGGCGCTCGTGGCGGAGTGGACGCTGGAGCAGGGCGGCCTGACGGCGATGGAGGCGCGTAACCGGGAGAAGGCGGCGCTGGTGTACGGGGCCATCGATGAGAGCGACGGGTTCTACCAGGGCGTGGTCGATCCCGGCAGCCGCTCGTTCATGAATGCCACTTTCCGCATCGCCGACGCTGAGGTGGAGAAGCGGTTCCTACAGGAGGCCAAGGATCACGGCTTCATCGGCCTGAACGGCCACCGGTCGGTGGGCGGCGTCCGCGTGTCGATGTACAACGCCGTCCCGGTGGAGGCGTGCGCGAAGCTGCGCGCGTTCATGGACGACTTCCGCCGCCGGCATTCCTGAGTCATTGCCCAGGGAGGGCCGTCAGACCACCGCACCTTTGTTTAGCCGGAGGACGCCGGGCTTGCGCGGAGCGGCTCGCGCCAGCGCAGAAGCGGAGCGCAAGCCCGGCCCGCGCGAAGAGGGAGGTACCCCCGTTTGTACAAGACCATCCTGTTTGACGTCGACGGCGTCATGCTTTCCGAGGAGCACTACTTCAACGCGTCAGCCCTGACGGTGTGGGAGCTGCTCTGTTCCTCGCGCTTCCTCGGCCTGCCCGCCGGCGCCCTGCCCGCGCCGACGCCCGATCCGGCACCTGAAGTGGTGCGCCGGGTGCGCCAGGCGGTGTTCGCCGGTGACGAGGTGCTCGATTTCATGAAGCGCAGGGGCGTTAACTCCAACTGGGATATGGTGTTCTTTCAGTTCTCGTGCCAGCTGCTGGACATCCTCGAGCGGGCCGCAGCGAACGGGCGTCCGGTGAAGGCGTGGCTGCCGGATGACTGGGATGAGGCGGCCGTACACGCCTTGGGCGAGCGATTGTCTACGCTGCCCGCGGCGTGGCGAGCGATCGACTACGCCTCCTTCCTGCGGCGATTCTCGCGCTGCAACGGCAGCGCCGACCTGTTCGCGGCCATCGGCGGTGCCTTCGCGCGTCTGAAGGGACAGGAGGTCTGGCCGCAGGCGGAGATGCGGTCCCTGTGGCAGGTGGCGCGGCGCACCTTCCAGGAGTGGTATCTGGGCGACGAGTACAGCGACGGGGCGCCGACGGGCAAACGGGGATTCGTCACCCAGGAGGTGCCGTTGGTGGACCCGGACGCGATGCGCCGGCTGTTCACGCGCCTGCGCGACGCGGGGGTGCGCCTCGGCATCGCGACGGGCCGCCCGCACATCGAGACCCGCGTGCCGCTCACGCAACTGGGTCTCTTGCCCCTGTTCGATCCCGCCGGCGTCACGACAGCCAGCGACGTGGTGGCGGCGGAGGAGCGGCATCCAGAAGCGCGGCCCTTGTCGAAGCCGAACCCGTTTTCCTACCTGCGCAGCTACCTGGGCACAGCCGACGCCAGCCTGGTCCTGGGGTGTCCGCTGCCGCTGCCCGATCCGGCCGCGAAGTCGGTCCTGGTGGTCGGCGATTCGGTGGCGGACTGGATGGCTGCCCGCAGGGCAGGGTTCGATTTCGCAGCCGTCCTGACGGGGCTGACCGGGCAGGCGGCGCGAGGGAAATTCGAAGAACTCGGCTGCGAATACATCCTCGACGACGTCCTCGGGTTGGAGCGAGCATTATTGGATGCTGCGCATACGGATGCCATGCACTGACCACGCTATCCTCAGGAACGATCCGCCGTGCGCCGGGGACGCACCCGGCGGAACGGCGCGGATCGCCGGGAGGGGTCGTCATGCGCAGGCTTTCCATGACCGTGACCGGCGCCTTGTGCGCCGGTTTGTTGTGTCTGACGTGCGGCTGCCAGACGCACAGCCCGAGCGCCATGCGCGCGTGGAACTCGGTGGGGGCCACCGGAGCCCGGGCGGGCGGCGCGCACATCCTCGCCACGTCTCAGTGGATGCGGTCGGACCCGGCTCACCGAACGGTGGACCTGACGCTGGTGGCGGGGCTGAACAAGGAGAACAACTTCAACGGCTATCCCAATGGGACGATGACCGTCGCCATCCCGCCGGGCTGGACGGTGCGCGTGCACTACCGCAACCAGAGCAAAACCAAGCCGCACAGCGCCGTCGTGGTGCCGTTCGCGGAGCGCACGGGGGGCTGGAAGCCAGCGTTTCCAGGAGCGCACACGCCGAACTTCGCCGTCGGCACCCCGCCAGGTGGCACCGCGGACTTTCGCTTCACCGCAGATCGCCCCGGTCGGTACGCCGTGGTGTGCGGGGTGGCCGGACACCGGGACAAGGGCATGTGGGCGGTTCTGACGGTCGCCAACGACGTGGTGACGCCGCGCATCTACGTGTCGTTCGAAGGATAGGAGGGACGGCCGATGGACCCGACGAGGCGGATGGAACGAACGGATCGAAGGGATGGATTCACGAGGGAAATTGCGCAGCGGCCCGGTGAACGCCCTCCAGTGCGGCCCAGTCCCCCTTTGGACCTGCCGGCGGAGCGGCGGGTGTCGGTGACTCCTGAGGAGCTGCAGGCGCTCGATGAGGTGGCGCCGTGGGAAGAGTACCTGTTCACGCCGACGGGCGAGCGGATTCCGAAGGAGGTCACGGACGAGGACGTGTAAATGAAGCGTTGTGAGGGACGTGGGACGCCGGACGGCGGCACGTCCCTCTTGGCGATGTTGGGGGTCACCCTTCGTACCGTTGGGTCAGCGACTCAAGCTGGTCAAACAGGAGACGCCGCTGGTCGGCCGACAGGGGACCGAGCGGGGCACGCACATGTCCGCCTGTCAGTCCGCGAAACGCCAGGGCCTCTTTGAACAGGGACAGTTGGATGCCGGAGCGGAAGATGCGCACCAGCTCCGCGATGACCTTCTGCTGCCGCTGCGCCTCCTGCCACTGCCCCGCCCAATACGCCTGGAACAACCGCACGTAAGGCTCAGGAAAGACATTGGAGCACCCGGAGACGCTGCCCTGGACGCCTATCGTCAGACCAGGCAGGATGAGGTGGTCCGGGCCGAGCAGGACCGTCAGGTCGTCCCCGGCGGCGAGCAGGATGTCCTGCAGTTCGGTCAGCTGGTCGGAGCTGTATTTCAATCCGCGGATGTTCGGTGTCTCATCGAGCAGGCGTTGGATCAATTCCGGCGTGACGGCGTTTCTCGCGTTCGACGGGATGTGGTACGTGAAGACCGGGAAGTCATCCGGAACGGACTGGGACAATGCGAGGTAGTGTTGAAACAGTTCCGACGGTTCCAAGTGGAAGTAGAACGGGGTGACCGCGGCGACCGCCGAGGCCCCGACAGACGCCGCGTGGCGCGCCAGGTCCAGGGTCTCCTCTGTGCGCACGTGGCCCACGTGCACGATCACCGGGACACGCCCGTTGGCGATGCGCACGACGAACTCAGCGACCTGTTTTCGCTCCTCGACGGACAGCAGAATGCCCTCTCCCGTCGTCCCCAATGGGAACAATCCATGCACCCCTTTGGCGATCAGGAACTCCAGCAGAGCTTCGAAGGCGGTGTAATCGACTTTCCCATCCGCCGTGAACGGGGTGATCAGCGCCGTGTACACGCCGCGGTGATGGAGATTCACATTCGTATCCTCCTCGGATGGTGGGTTACAGTACGATCAGACGCGGTCTTCAATCGGACGCTTCAAAAATACACCGTAACTGATGGCGGCCACCACGAGCAGACACGCCCCCACGACGAACACCAGGTCGAAGGAATCGGTCGCCTGGACGATGAGGCCCGTGACAATGGGCGCCAGCGAGGCTCCGAGAAATCCACCGAAGTTTTGGATGGCACCGAGAGAGGCCACCTGCTCCGACGGTGCGATGTCGGCGGCCAGGGTCCATATCACCCCGGACGGCAGGGCGGCCGCGAAGTAACCGATGGCCAGGAGCACGATGCACGTGACGATGTCGGGCGGCGAATAAACACGTCGGAGATCACCCCACCCAAGGGCACGCCGACAATGCCGCACAAAAACGGGATGGACGCTACCCAGCCGGTGTGCAAAATGCTCAGATGCCGGCTCTTCTCCAAATAGCCAGGCAACCACGTGAGGTATACCCACACGGTGAACACCACGCCGAAGTTGCCGATGATCATGAACCAGGTGGACGGATGGCGGAAGAGGGAAAGCCAGCTGCGCCGAGTCGGAGGTCCGGGTGAGGATACCGGCGGATCGAACTCCGGCGACGACGCGGTCGGCATGCCGGGGCGATCGCGGTAGACGAGCAGCCATGCGATCATCACCACAAACCCCACGGCCCCGATGCACATGAACATGCCGCGCCAACCCAACGACAACATCAACAGGGTCAGCAGCGGCGGGGCGATACCGTTGGCGATCTGCGATCCGGTGTTAAAAATGGAGGTCGGCAGTCCGCGTTCTTCCTTCCCGAACCAACGCTCGGTCACCTTGAGGCCGCAGGTGAAGAAGGGGGACTCCGATATGCCGAGCAGGATGCGCATCGTCAACAGGAATGAGGGCGTCCTGGAAAATCCGCTGATGAAGGTGACGAGCGACCAGAGGCCGGAAGCCCACGCAAACAACCGGCGTGGACCGAGCCGGTCGACCAACCAACCGGCGGGCAGGTTGGCCAGCGCGTACGGCCACAGAAACGCGGAGAGCAGAACCCCCATCTCTGCCGGGGACAGGTGAAACTCTTTCGAGATGAGCGGATTGGCGATGCTCAGATTGGCGCGATCCAGGTAGTTGACCACCGCGCCGATCAGCAGCAACACGACAAACCACCATCGCAACGTGGACGGTCGTCTGTGTAGGACGAGGTGCTCCTCCGTTTGATGCGATGCCCTCATGGCCACGATCCTCCTAACCTTGGCATGTTGTCTTCGAGGCCTTCACGGCAAGTGTGCTCGTATACGGTATGGCTTGGTATCGATAGTTATGAGACAGAGTTCCTCTGAAAGAATTTACCTCGCCTGACGATTACCCCTTCACCTTCCTCAAGTGACAACGATCTCGCGAAACCGAAACACGTGATATCCAGCGTCATCCCATAGTCTTGAACCACCGCTGCAAATTGCAGGCTAGCGACCACAGGCTGATCACCACAGGCGATTGCGGATTCATGGAACTAGGGACAAACGTCATGAACAAGCTGTACATCATCTCCATAACATTCCATTACCTGCTCATCACTCTCTCGGACATTTGACACTGAGGGGCAGATGGTATGGAAGGACAAATGTGATGGAGGGTCAGATGGCGATCATGGGTCTGTTTACTGAGTTGCTCACAGTAACTGCCTTCCTGTTGACCGTCGTGTTTGTTTTCTGGAGACCCAGAGGTATGAATGAGGCGATACCAGCCTCATGTGGTGCAGCACTCGTGCTGCTGAGCGGGAGCGTTACGTTGGCGGATCTAGGAACCATCACGACAACTGTTGGTGGAGCAGCGATCACCATCTTGGCGACGATGGTCATGGCGAACATCTTAGAAAGCTTTGGGTTTTTTCAATGGGCTGCGGACTTGGTGGCAGCGAAAGCAAAAGGGTCGGGGATACGACTCTTCTGGTTGGTAAACCTGTTGTGCTTTCTCATGACGCTCTTCTTCAACAATGATGGAAGTATCCTCATTACCACACCGATTCTGCTCATCTTACTGAGAAAACTTGGTCTCAAGCCGCACCAGCAAATCCCATATTTGCTGAGCGGAGCGTTAACGGCGACCGCGTCGAGTGCGCCAATTGGGGTAAGCAACATCGTCAACCTCATCGCCCTGAGAATCGTGGATATGTCGCTCTACATGCACACTGCGATGATGTTTGTCCCAGCTACACTCGGTTTGTTCGTTATGGTTTGCCTGCTATATCTCTATTTTCGTAAAAATCTGCCAAGAAAACTGAAAACGACTCCGGTGGGACCGTGCGAATATCCGATACCCGGATACCATCCACATCATCCACCACACCCGCACCGATATTGGCCGGAACCTTGGCAGAAGTGGGAAGCGGCGCCGTTCACTGCAAAAGTCGCAGCGCCATCCCCTCTAATGCAACGGTTGACCCATCCAAAGGCAAGGAATAAGTTCATGCTCAATATTTTCCTCTTTGTCTTCGGCGTTCGCGTCGCCTTGTTCGTTGCGTCGTACGTTGGCATCCCGGTTCCTTTGGCAGCCGTGACGGGTTCCGTTGTACTACTCATTTGGCGTTGGATATACGCAAAAATAACGCCCGTAGACATGATCAAGAAAACCCCGTGGTACATTTTGGTTTTTGCTTTCAGCATGTACGTGGTGATCTATGGTCTGTACAAGATTGGATTGGCAGATTGGATTGTGCTTCATTTGCATCCCATTGTGACGGGGAGTTTGTTCCATTCCGCCTTCATCATGGGGATTCTTGTCTCACTCATGTCGGATTTGTTCAACAATCACCCGGCGCTGATGATTGGAACGCTGACGTTGACAAAAATGCACCTCACCCCCCTTGCCTTGAAAGTCAGTTATCTTTCGACGGTCATCGGCAGTGACATGGGATCGCTTCTCTTTCCGATGGGAACGCTCGCCACATTGATGTGGATGCACATTTGCCAGAAAGGCAAAGTCAAAGTCAGTTGGGGCAAATATATACGCACCACAATCGTTGTGATTCCGGTTACGGTTGCGTTCACATTGACCGTGTTGTATTTCTGGGTGTCCACTTTATTCTAAGCCAAAGGAGAAGTCGGCGATGAATTTCCTGCATGAACTTACTGGAAAGTATGTCGATATAGAATTGTCCGGGCACAAGTATTTTAGCGGCCCGTTACTGGAAGACGGCCCCGACATCCTGGTCATCCATCAAGCGCAAACGGATAGCGTGTACTACATTCCGTTGGTCCACGTTCAAAGAATTGGCCCAATTTCAGACGGGAATGAGGTGGCACCTTTACCGACTCGAGACCATCCATTCCGTGCCGATAACGAAACCACCTCGTTCCGGAAGGTTTTGATGCACGCCAGAGGTCATTTTGTAGAAATCTATGTGTCTGGCAAAACCACCATTCACGGATACCTGACGAGCGTCATGAATGATTACTTTGTGTTCCATTCGCCCGTTTACAAGACGATTTTCGTGAATATTGAGCACCTGAAATGGATCATGCCCTATCCGGACAATGTGATTCCCTACGCGCTGGATGCGGAGTCCGTTCCGCACCGTACGGCACCTACTTCGCTTCCAAGAACATTCAAGGAACTATGCAAAAGACTGACGGGAAACATGGTGGTTTTCGATATGGGGGATGACCCAAACAAGATTGGGCAATTGAAGGGTGTCGACCCAGACATCAACCTGGCAGAACTGTACACAGCCAATGGGGCAAAACAGCTTTTGAATCTACACCATTTGAAGACGGTATACCTACCATAGCCCCGTCACGAAGAAGTGAGGTTCCATTCCATTCCACGCGATGCCTCAGAGGATAAGAATTCCCGACGAGCGAGTCAAGGAAACGAAAGAAACGCCATCCTTGACTCGCTGAGTCGGAGCAGCGATCACCATCTTGGCGAGGATGGCGACACAACAGTGTATGTTCAATACCCCGATGACGACCACTGTTGTTCTGAAATCGATGGAGGTTTGTACCGGAGCGGCGATTGCGTTACTGTATGGATAGTATAGACGGCGCGGGGTTGTGCCGCCTATGCACCCCATCACACCGGCGGGGGCCGCCGGATCTTGAAAAAGGAGTCACGGACCGATGAACGAAGCGGTTGAGACGTTGGAAGGTTGGTACGCGCTGCACGACATGCGGCGGATCGATTGGAGGGCGTGGCGGTCCATCTCCGCCCAGGAGCGCGCCCGGGCGGTGGACGAGCTCATCGCCCTGACGCGGGCGTTCGCCGAGGTGGAAGGGCAGCGCAAGGGGGCGTACGGCCAGTACCACATGGCCGGACACAAGGCCGACCTGATGTTCCTGCACATGCGCCCGACCATCCAGGAGTTGAACGAGGTGAAGGCGCGCTTTCAGAAGATCCGGTTTGCCGATTTTACCGAACCCACCTATTCCTACGTATCGGTGGTCGAGCTGTCCGCCTATCTGGGCAAGCCGGGGGTGGATCCAGACACGGACCCTTACCTGCAGGGCCGCCTCAAGCCGGTCCTGCCGAAGACGGAATACGTGTGTTTCTATCCCATGAACAAGCGCCGGCAGGGCGAGGACAACTGGTACATGCTGCCGATGGAACAGCGGCGGGAGATGATGAAGAGCCACGGCTTGATTGGCCGTAAATACCATGGGAAGGTGACGCAGATCATCACCGGATCGGTGGGCTTGGACGACTGGGAGTGGGGGGTCACGCTGTTCGCGGACGATCCGCTGCACTTCAAAAAGCTCGTCTACGAGATGCGCTTCGACGAGGCAAGCGCCCGGTTCGGCGAGTTCGGCGGCTTCTACGTCGGGAACCGCCTGGGCGACGAAGGGCTGGCGCGGTTGCTCCACCTGGAATCGCGCTGAAAGGGGAGAGGCTGATGTACCGAGGTTTCATCGTCGCCGGCGGGATCTTCGGCTTCCTGGCGGTGGCTCTGGGGGCGTTCGCCGCCCACGCGCTCAAACAGCGCCTGAGCCCGGACCGGCTCGAGGTCTTCCAGACCGGTGTCCACTACCAGGCGACGCACGCGCTGGCGCTGCTCTTGGTCGCCGCGCTCGCCGCCGTCCTCGGCGGGTCCAGCCTGTTGGTCTGGGCCGGGTGGCTGTTCGTCGCCGGCATCATCCTGTTCTCCGGCAGCCTGTATGCCCTCACCCTGACGGGTGTAGGGGCCCTCGGGGCCATCACCCCGGTGGGCGGGCTGTGTTTCCTCGCCGGATGGCTGATGGTGGTCCTCGCCGGCCTCCGCGCCGGCTGATGGAGGGCCGGTATGAGAGGGGCCCCGCGTCTGCCCGTCCACGGGCGCCAGCTGGGGTCCGTCTCGCCGGCCTCTTAGGTTAGAAAACGGTCACGCCGAACCGCTCAAGGATTTCGGCCAAGAGGCCCACGGGCAGCCCCACCACGGTGAAATAGTCCCCTTCGATCCGCTGGACGATCGTCGCCCCATAGCCTTGAATGGCATACGCGCCCGCCTTGTCCATCGGTTCGCCGGTTTGGACGTAGCGCCAGATGTGTTCCTCGGTGAGAGGGCGCATGGTCACCCGCGTGATCGAATGGGCGATCTCTTCCCGGCCGCTGGGGTGGTGGCGGACGCACAGGCCGGTATACACCTCGTGGGTCCGGCCCTGCAGCCGTGACAACATGGCGACGGCCTCGGCCTCGTCCGCCGGTTTGTTCAAGAATTCTCCATCGATCACGACGGTGGTGTCCGACCCGATGACCAGGGCCGGGGCATGGCTCCGTGAAGCCAGACGGTTCGCCACGGCCCGCGTCTTACGCGCGGCCAGGGTCTCCACGTACTGGGCGGGCGGGATCCCCGCGGGGACATCTTCGTCCACATGGCTCGGCATGACCTCGAACTCGAGGCCGAGGGACGCGAGGAGCTCCTGGCGCCGGGGCGACCCGGAGGCGAGGATGAGCGGAATAGTCTGTGTGGACGACGCTGCCATCGGCATCACCTTGGGATTCGGTTGCATTTGTAGAGAGCATACCACATTCGGGCAAAAACGGGCCGCCCGGCCAACGTCGCCGGGCGGCCCCGGTGTGTACAAGGACTAGGTGCGCTGCTGATAGGCCGCCTCGTCCTTGATCTCTTCGCGGAAGCCCTCGATGGCGGCCTCGCGACGCTCATTCTTCGCTTCCAACGCCGCCTTGTCCTCGGGTCGCATCTCCTCGCCGTGGGCCTTCAAGAAGTCGCGGGTCTCGCGGATATTGGCCATGGTGTTTTGAATGGCATCGGCGATGTGCTCGACATTATCCGAACGATCATCCGGTTTCGGCATCCTGTGGACCTCCTCGCTGTTGGGTGAACAGGCGTATTCTGTGCACCTGGGGCCGGGTTATGCGAGGTGGGTGAACACGGCCCCTTCCCAAGCCGGAAACCTTGTGTTATGCTCTCTGGACTGAGGAAAGTTCACAGGAGGTCATCATGCAGACACTGCTTCGGATGGCCGTCGATTACCGGGATGCGATTACAGGCGCCCATCGCAATGTCCGCCTGTTCTTTTTGGCTGCTTTTTTGTCTCAGATGAGTGGCGGTTTTACGAGCATCCTGTACAACTTGTACATCAAGAGTTTGGGTCTGCCGGACACGGTCGCGGGTGCGTACGTGTCAGCCTCGTCTCTGGCGGG includes the following:
- a CDS encoding Maf family protein, with translation MAASSTQTIPLILASGSPRRQELLASLGLEFEVMPSHVDEDVPAGIPPAQYVETLAARKTRAVANRLASRSHAPALVIGSDTTVVIDGEFLNKPADEAEAVAMLSRLQGRTHEVYTGLCVRHHPSGREEIAHSITRVTMRPLTEEHIWRYVQTGEPMDKAGAYAIQGYGATIVQRIEGDYFTVVGLPVGLLAEILERFGVTVF
- the tlp gene encoding small acid-soluble spore protein Tlp, producing MPKPDDRSDNVEHIADAIQNTMANIRETRDFLKAHGEEMRPEDKAALEAKNERREAAIEGFREEIKDEAAYQQRT